A window from Nocardioides mesophilus encodes these proteins:
- a CDS encoding glutamate-5-semialdehyde dehydrogenase, with the protein MSEPPVDAVETVARRAREAAAELSLATRATKDAALLLMADLLQESVERVLAANAEDVSAAEQAGTAAALVDRLRLDEARVAAMAEGLREVAALPDPVGEVVRGSTLANGLELRQVRVPFGVVGIIYEARPNVTADAAGICLKSGNAVLLRGSSTASRSNQAVVEVLREAAVRAGLPADVVQLVPGAGHEPAKRLMRARGLVDVLIPRGGAGLIRSVVEESTVPVIETGVGNCHVYVDRDADLDQALAIVLNAKTQRPSVCNAAESLLVHADVAEEFLPRVVTALQQAGVTVHGDPAFAAQDGVVAATEEDWGTEYLSLDISAAVVPDLDAALAHIRRHSSGHSEAIVTRSLEASRRFTAAVDAAAVLVNASTRFTDGGEFGFGAEIGISTQKLHARGPMGLPEMTSTKYVVVGDGHVR; encoded by the coding sequence ATGAGCGAACCGCCTGTCGATGCCGTCGAGACCGTGGCGCGTCGGGCCCGTGAGGCCGCCGCGGAGCTGTCGCTGGCGACCCGCGCGACCAAGGACGCCGCGCTGCTGCTGATGGCCGACCTCCTCCAGGAGTCGGTCGAACGGGTGCTGGCCGCGAACGCCGAGGACGTGTCGGCCGCGGAGCAGGCCGGCACCGCCGCCGCGCTCGTGGACCGGCTCCGGCTCGACGAGGCCCGGGTGGCGGCGATGGCCGAGGGGCTGCGCGAGGTGGCCGCGCTGCCGGACCCGGTCGGCGAGGTGGTCCGGGGCTCGACGCTGGCCAACGGCCTGGAGCTGCGTCAGGTCCGGGTGCCGTTCGGGGTGGTCGGGATCATCTACGAGGCCCGGCCCAACGTGACCGCGGACGCGGCCGGCATCTGCCTCAAGAGCGGCAACGCGGTGCTGCTGCGGGGCTCCTCGACCGCGTCGCGGTCCAACCAGGCCGTCGTCGAGGTGCTGCGCGAGGCCGCCGTCCGGGCGGGGCTGCCGGCCGACGTGGTGCAGCTGGTGCCCGGCGCCGGGCACGAGCCGGCCAAGCGGCTGATGCGCGCCCGCGGGCTGGTGGACGTGCTGATCCCGCGCGGCGGCGCCGGGCTGATCCGCTCGGTCGTGGAGGAGTCCACGGTGCCGGTCATCGAGACCGGGGTCGGCAACTGCCACGTCTACGTCGACCGCGACGCCGACCTCGACCAGGCGCTGGCGATCGTCCTCAACGCCAAGACCCAGCGGCCGTCGGTGTGCAACGCCGCCGAGTCGCTGCTGGTGCACGCCGACGTCGCCGAGGAGTTCCTGCCGCGGGTGGTGACGGCGCTGCAGCAGGCCGGCGTCACGGTGCACGGCGACCCGGCGTTCGCCGCGCAGGACGGGGTCGTCGCGGCCACCGAGGAGGACTGGGGCACCGAGTACCTCTCCCTCGACATCTCCGCCGCGGTGGTCCCCGACCTCGACGCCGCCCTCGCCCACATCCGCCGGCACTCCTCCGGGCACAGCGAGGCGATCGTGACCCGCTCGCTGGAGGCCTCGCGCCGCTTCACCGCGGCCGTCGACGCCGCGGCCGTGCTGGTGAACGCCTCCACCCGGTTCACCGACGGCGGCGAGTTCGGCTTCGGCGCCGAGATCG
- the proB gene encoding glutamate 5-kinase has protein sequence MSTRRGVLDAARVVVKIGSSSLTSATGGIDPERISALVDALAGLRGRGAEVVLVSSGAIAAGLAPLSLPRRPRDLATQQAAASVGQGLLVHRYTEEFARHQVAVGQVLLTVDDVTRRSHYRNAYRTFAKLLELGVVPIVNENDTVATSEIRFGDNDRLAALVAHLVHADLLLLLSDVDGLYDGHPDQDGTSLLSDVGSTSDLDGVDVGRPGRAGIGTGGMVTKVEAARIATGAGIPVVLTSAAQAAAALAGEPVGTMFHPTGRRRPTRLLWLAHATEPKGSIVLDPGAVRAVVERRASLLPAGITGVTGSFVGGDPVDLVDPDGTPVARGLVNYDSEELPGLIGRSTHDLARELGSSYEREVVHRDDLALLTD, from the coding sequence GTGAGCACCCGCCGCGGCGTCCTCGACGCCGCACGGGTCGTGGTGAAGATCGGCTCCTCGTCGCTCACCAGCGCCACGGGCGGCATCGACCCGGAGCGGATCAGCGCTCTCGTCGATGCGCTGGCCGGGCTGCGCGGTCGTGGCGCCGAGGTGGTGCTGGTCTCCTCGGGGGCGATCGCCGCCGGCCTGGCGCCTCTGTCGCTGCCGCGGCGCCCCCGCGACCTGGCCACCCAGCAGGCGGCGGCCTCGGTCGGCCAGGGCCTGCTGGTGCACCGCTACACCGAGGAGTTCGCCCGGCACCAGGTGGCGGTGGGCCAGGTGCTGCTCACCGTCGACGACGTCACCCGGCGCAGCCACTACCGCAACGCCTACCGGACCTTCGCCAAGCTGCTCGAGCTCGGCGTGGTGCCGATCGTGAACGAGAACGACACGGTGGCCACCTCCGAGATCCGGTTCGGCGACAACGACCGGCTGGCCGCCCTTGTCGCGCACCTGGTGCACGCGGACCTGCTGCTGCTGCTCAGCGACGTGGACGGGCTCTACGACGGCCACCCGGACCAGGACGGCACCTCGCTGCTCAGCGACGTCGGGTCCACCTCCGACCTCGACGGTGTCGACGTGGGCCGTCCGGGCCGGGCCGGGATCGGCACCGGCGGGATGGTGACCAAGGTGGAGGCCGCCCGGATCGCGACCGGCGCCGGCATCCCGGTGGTGCTGACCTCGGCCGCGCAGGCTGCCGCGGCGCTCGCCGGGGAGCCCGTCGGCACGATGTTCCACCCCACCGGCCGGCGCCGGCCGACCCGGCTGCTGTGGCTGGCGCACGCCACCGAGCCGAAGGGCAGCATCGTGCTCGACCCCGGGGCGGTGCGAGCGGTCGTCGAGCGGCGCGCCTCGCTGCTGCCGGCCGGCATCACCGGGGTCACCGGCAGCTTCGTCGGCGGCGACCCGGTCGACCTCGTCGACCCCGACGGCACCCCGGTGGCCCGGGGCCTGGTGAACTACGACTCCGAGGAGCTCCCGGGGCTGATCGGCCGCTCCACCCACGACCTCGCCCGTGAGCTCGGTTCGTCCTACGAGCGCGAGGTCGTGCACCGCGACGACCTGGCGCTGCTGACCGACTGA
- the obgE gene encoding GTPase ObgE — protein MAVPTFIDRVVLQVTAGSGGNGVASVHREKFKPLGGPDGGNGGPGGSVILRVDPDVTTLVDYHHSPHRRAESGGHGAGSHRNGGHGHDLVLPVPDGTLVTDEEGTVLADLVGPGTELVIAQGGRGGLGNAALASSKRKAPGFALLGEPGDDRSIVLELKVVADIGLVGFPSAGKSSLIAALSRARPKIADYPFTTLVPNLGVVTAGDTTFTVADVPGLIEGASEGRGLGHDFLRHIERCAALVHVIDSATMEPGREPVGDLDVIENELKRYGGLEDRPRLVALNKVDVPDGRDLAEIVLPDLEARGLRVFQVSAASHEGLRELSFAMAEIVAEARAARPLAEATRIVIRPPDTTGGPEFTIRETGEGWRVRGVKPERWVRQTDFSNDEAVGFLADRLNRLGVEERLLALGAQEGDAVLIGEADNAVVFDFKPMMMAGAEILGRRGEDVRFEESRPSALRRRAIEEAMADRREGETRADVARRFGIAEPTPDELEAPGDWGWSEDDPGEVAVPEGQE, from the coding sequence ATGGCCGTCCCCACCTTCATCGACAGGGTCGTCCTGCAGGTCACCGCCGGCAGCGGCGGCAACGGCGTCGCCTCCGTGCACCGCGAGAAGTTCAAGCCGCTCGGCGGTCCCGACGGCGGCAACGGCGGCCCCGGCGGCAGCGTCATCCTCCGGGTGGACCCCGACGTGACCACCCTCGTCGACTACCACCACAGCCCGCACCGGCGTGCCGAGTCCGGCGGCCACGGTGCCGGCTCGCACCGCAACGGCGGCCACGGCCACGACCTGGTGCTGCCGGTGCCCGACGGCACCCTGGTCACCGACGAGGAGGGCACGGTGCTGGCCGACCTGGTCGGCCCGGGCACCGAGCTGGTCATCGCGCAGGGCGGCCGCGGCGGGCTCGGCAACGCGGCGCTGGCCTCCTCCAAGCGCAAGGCGCCGGGCTTCGCGCTGCTCGGTGAGCCCGGCGACGACCGCAGCATCGTGCTCGAGCTCAAGGTGGTCGCCGACATCGGTCTGGTGGGCTTCCCCAGCGCCGGCAAGTCCAGCCTGATCGCCGCGCTCTCCCGGGCCCGGCCGAAGATCGCGGACTACCCGTTCACCACCCTGGTGCCGAACCTCGGCGTGGTCACCGCCGGCGACACCACCTTCACCGTGGCCGACGTGCCCGGCCTGATCGAGGGGGCCAGCGAGGGCCGCGGCCTCGGCCACGACTTCCTGCGCCACATCGAGCGGTGCGCGGCCCTGGTGCACGTGATCGACTCCGCCACCATGGAGCCCGGCCGCGAGCCGGTCGGCGACCTCGACGTCATCGAGAACGAGCTCAAGCGGTACGGCGGCCTGGAGGACCGGCCGCGCCTGGTCGCGCTCAACAAGGTCGACGTGCCCGACGGCCGGGACCTCGCCGAGATCGTCCTGCCCGATCTGGAGGCGCGCGGCCTGCGGGTCTTCCAGGTCTCCGCGGCCAGCCACGAGGGGCTGCGCGAGCTGTCGTTCGCGATGGCCGAGATCGTCGCCGAGGCCCGGGCCGCCCGGCCGCTCGCCGAGGCGACCCGGATCGTGATCCGGCCCCCGGACACCACCGGCGGCCCCGAGTTCACCATCCGCGAGACCGGCGAGGGCTGGCGGGTGCGGGGCGTGAAGCCGGAGCGCTGGGTCCGGCAGACCGACTTCAGCAACGACGAGGCGGTCGGCTTCCTCGCCGACCGGCTCAACCGCCTCGGGGTCGAGGAGCGGCTGCTCGCGCTCGGCGCCCAGGAGGGCGACGCGGTGCTCATCGGCGAGGCCGACAACGCGGTGGTCTTCGACTTCAAGCCGATGATGATGGCCGGCGCCGAGATCCTGGGTCGCCGCGGCGAGGACGTCCGGTTCGAGGAGAGCCGACCGTCCGCGCTGCGCCGCCGGGCGATCGAGGAGGCGATGGCCGACCGGCGCGAGGGCGAGACCCGCGCCGACGTCGCCCGCCGCTTCGGGATCGCCGAGCCGACGCCCGACGAGCTCGAGGCCCCCGGCGACTGGGGCTGGTCCGAGGACGACCCCGGTGAGGTGGCCGTCCCGGAGGGCCAGGAGTGA
- the rpmA gene encoding 50S ribosomal protein L27, whose product MAHKKGAASTKNGRDSNSQRLGVKRYGGQLVNAGEIIVRQRGTHFHPGSGVGRGGDDTLFALVGGNVEFGTKRGRRVVNIVPSAG is encoded by the coding sequence ATGGCACACAAGAAGGGCGCAGCCTCGACCAAGAACGGTCGGGACTCAAACTCACAGCGTCTCGGTGTGAAGCGCTACGGCGGCCAGCTCGTCAACGCGGGCGAGATCATCGTGCGCCAGCGCGGCACCCACTTCCACCCCGGGAGCGGCGTCGGCCGCGGCGGCGACGACACGCTGTTCGCCCTCGTCGGCGGCAACGTCGAGTTCGGCACCAAGCGCGGTCGCCGCGTCGTGAACATCGTTCCGTCCGCCGGGTGA
- the rplU gene encoding 50S ribosomal protein L21: MYAIVRSGGQQQKVAVGDVIEIDKVAGVVGESVTLPVVMLVDGEKVTVGADALGKASVTAEVLGGTKGPKITILKYKNKTGYRKRQGHRQKYTQVKVTDISQ, translated from the coding sequence GTGTACGCGATCGTGCGCAGTGGCGGCCAGCAGCAGAAGGTTGCTGTCGGCGACGTCATCGAGATCGACAAGGTTGCAGGAGTGGTGGGCGAGTCCGTCACCCTGCCCGTGGTCATGCTCGTCGACGGCGAGAAGGTCACCGTCGGCGCGGACGCGCTCGGCAAGGCCAGCGTGACCGCCGAGGTCCTCGGCGGCACGAAGGGCCCGAAGATCACGATCCTGAAGTACAAGAACAAGACCGGCTACCGCAAGCGCCAGGGTCACCGTCAGAAGTACACCCAGGTCAAGGTCACCGACATCTCCCAGTAG
- a CDS encoding Rne/Rng family ribonuclease — MLDDDTTATPTPEDTAAGEAPADRSSDAPGDTSPEDGSTAPAKKAAAKRAPRKAPAKKAAAAKAPAKRATRKAAAADAGQAPVEGAPTDQTLPGLTDAPAAETAAVSSAETAAVSSAEDAEQASAPAKKAAARKTAAKRAPRKATAKKAAAEAPADLLGGAAADAADVVTTDEDEEAAAEAAAAEAALSGTTPAATSAVAPPVVLFQPPDTARATPARRTRKTAATRAAEAAAAAESAESPTTSAEVDGADVSADDTAAPAPVKRTSRRRTSRTAAAEPAAEETDSEPTEPTEPGAEQAEDQDDRDDSGDNGEAGGNGRRRRRRGGRRRRKGGNGEDGADAEGSEEETGSPANGQGGQDRSPNNRSGQGGSNGSNGANGANGEKKDEDAEAEGTSTRRRRRRRRSGDEGDSGDEPENTVTRVRRPRNPEDEITALSGSTRLEAKKQRRREGREAGRRRAPIVSEAEFLARREAVDRVMVIRQKKDLTQIAVLEDKVLVEHYVARESQTSLIGNVYLGKVQNVLPSMEAAFIDIGKGRNAVLYAGEVNWDTLGAGNGPRKIEQVLKSGQSVLVQVSKDPIGHKGARLTSQISLPGRFLVYVPDGTTSGISRKLPDTERNRLKSLLKEIVPESAGVIVRTAAEGASEEELTHDVERLTARWSDIEAKVAKGNAPALLYGEPDLTLKVVRDLFTEDFGKLVVSGDDAWDLVEDYVEHVAPDLSDRLERYDSEDDVFAAYRIDEQIAKGLDRKVWLPSGGSLIIDRTEAMTVVDVNTGKFTGSGGNLEETVTKNNLEAAEEIVRQLRLRDIGGIIVVDFIDMVLESNRDLVLRRMVECLGRDRTRHQVAEVTSLGLVQMTRKRIGTGLLEAFSENCEHCQGRGLIVHHEPVENRKRVEEEPRRGRRPRGRQEDERPQGNGGPTAMPSPKDIAAMARAHVDSDGEEGRTPVAPAVEVDGASTAVEQAVEVPVEQGSEPGRERAGEASQEDRGVEQPRERSRRSRGRGRQQSEERTERTDEGTDRAEERIERADRTEERTERADRTEERTERTERADRAEERTERADGDRQQAQPTPEPVTEAPSEQPQPPSAPTQVEPVVSAPGS, encoded by the coding sequence ATGCTCGACGACGACACCACCGCGACACCCACCCCCGAGGACACCGCAGCCGGCGAGGCACCTGCCGACCGTTCCAGTGACGCGCCGGGGGACACGAGCCCCGAGGACGGCTCGACGGCCCCCGCCAAGAAGGCGGCGGCCAAGCGGGCGCCCCGGAAGGCGCCCGCGAAGAAGGCCGCCGCGGCCAAGGCCCCGGCGAAGCGGGCCACCAGGAAGGCCGCCGCCGCCGACGCCGGGCAGGCACCCGTGGAGGGCGCCCCCACCGACCAGACCCTCCCCGGCCTGACCGACGCGCCGGCTGCCGAGACCGCGGCTGTCTCCTCCGCCGAGACCGCGGCCGTCTCCTCCGCCGAGGACGCCGAGCAGGCCTCCGCGCCGGCGAAGAAGGCCGCCGCCAGGAAGACCGCCGCGAAGCGGGCTCCGCGCAAGGCGACGGCGAAGAAGGCCGCCGCCGAGGCGCCGGCCGACCTGCTCGGGGGAGCGGCTGCCGATGCCGCGGACGTCGTGACGACCGACGAGGACGAGGAGGCCGCCGCCGAGGCTGCTGCCGCCGAGGCCGCCCTCAGCGGGACCACCCCGGCCGCCACGTCGGCCGTAGCCCCTCCGGTCGTGCTCTTCCAGCCGCCGGACACCGCCCGGGCCACCCCTGCCCGCCGTACCCGCAAGACCGCCGCGACGCGGGCCGCCGAGGCGGCCGCCGCGGCAGAGAGCGCCGAGAGCCCGACGACGTCGGCCGAGGTGGACGGCGCCGACGTGAGCGCCGACGACACCGCCGCCCCGGCACCTGTGAAGAGGACCAGCCGCCGGCGCACCAGCCGTACGGCGGCCGCCGAGCCGGCCGCGGAGGAGACCGACTCCGAGCCGACCGAGCCGACCGAGCCGGGCGCCGAGCAGGCTGAGGACCAGGACGACCGCGACGATTCCGGCGACAACGGGGAAGCCGGCGGCAACGGCCGCCGCCGTCGCCGTCGGGGCGGACGCCGCCGTCGCAAGGGTGGCAACGGCGAGGACGGCGCTGACGCCGAGGGCTCCGAGGAGGAGACCGGCTCGCCGGCCAACGGGCAGGGCGGCCAGGACCGGTCCCCGAACAACCGTTCCGGACAGGGCGGCTCCAACGGCTCCAACGGGGCGAACGGGGCGAACGGGGAGAAGAAGGACGAGGACGCCGAGGCCGAGGGCACCTCGACCCGCCGTCGTCGTCGCCGTCGCCGTTCCGGTGACGAGGGCGACTCCGGTGACGAGCCGGAGAACACCGTCACCCGCGTGCGCCGGCCGCGCAACCCCGAGGACGAGATCACCGCGCTCAGCGGCTCCACCCGCCTCGAGGCCAAGAAGCAGCGCCGCCGGGAGGGCCGCGAAGCCGGCCGCCGCCGCGCGCCGATCGTCAGCGAGGCGGAGTTCCTGGCCCGACGTGAGGCCGTCGACCGGGTGATGGTGATCCGGCAGAAGAAGGACCTCACCCAGATCGCTGTCCTGGAGGACAAGGTCCTCGTCGAGCACTACGTCGCCCGCGAGTCGCAGACCTCACTCATCGGCAACGTCTACCTCGGCAAGGTGCAGAACGTCCTGCCCTCGATGGAGGCCGCCTTCATCGACATCGGCAAGGGCCGCAACGCCGTCCTGTATGCCGGCGAGGTCAACTGGGACACGCTCGGCGCCGGCAACGGGCCGCGCAAGATCGAGCAGGTGCTCAAGTCCGGCCAGTCGGTGCTGGTGCAGGTCAGCAAGGACCCGATCGGCCACAAGGGCGCCCGGCTGACCAGCCAGATCAGCCTGCCGGGCCGGTTCCTGGTCTACGTCCCCGACGGGACCACCAGCGGCATCTCGCGCAAGCTCCCGGACACCGAGCGCAACCGGCTCAAGAGCCTGCTCAAGGAGATCGTCCCCGAGTCCGCCGGCGTGATCGTGCGGACGGCGGCCGAGGGAGCCAGCGAGGAGGAGCTGACCCACGACGTGGAGCGGCTCACCGCGCGCTGGAGCGACATCGAGGCCAAGGTCGCCAAGGGCAACGCCCCGGCGCTGCTCTACGGCGAGCCGGACCTCACGCTGAAGGTGGTCCGCGACCTGTTCACCGAGGACTTCGGCAAGCTGGTCGTCTCCGGCGACGACGCCTGGGACCTGGTCGAGGACTACGTCGAGCACGTGGCGCCGGACCTGTCGGACCGCCTCGAGCGCTACGACAGCGAGGACGACGTCTTCGCCGCCTACCGGATCGACGAGCAGATCGCCAAGGGTCTCGACCGCAAGGTCTGGCTGCCCTCCGGAGGCTCGCTGATCATCGACCGCACCGAGGCGATGACCGTCGTCGACGTGAACACCGGCAAGTTCACCGGCTCCGGCGGAAACCTCGAGGAGACCGTCACCAAGAACAACCTCGAGGCCGCCGAGGAGATCGTGCGCCAGCTCCGGCTGCGCGACATCGGCGGCATCATCGTCGTGGACTTCATCGACATGGTGCTCGAGAGCAACCGCGACCTGGTGCTGCGCCGGATGGTGGAGTGCCTCGGTCGTGACCGGACCCGCCACCAGGTCGCCGAGGTGACCTCGCTCGGCCTGGTGCAGATGACGCGCAAGCGGATCGGCACCGGCCTGCTGGAGGCGTTCAGCGAGAACTGCGAGCACTGCCAGGGCCGTGGGCTGATCGTCCACCACGAGCCGGTCGAGAACCGCAAGCGGGTGGAGGAGGAGCCGCGTCGCGGTCGCCGCCCCCGAGGTCGTCAGGAGGACGAGCGGCCGCAGGGCAACGGCGGTCCGACCGCCATGCCGTCGCCGAAGGACATCGCCGCGATGGCGCGCGCCCACGTCGACTCCGACGGCGAAGAGGGCCGCACCCCGGTCGCGCCCGCGGTGGAGGTCGACGGTGCGTCGACGGCCGTCGAGCAGGCGGTCGAGGTCCCGGTCGAGCAGGGCTCCGAGCCGGGTCGCGAGCGGGCAGGCGAGGCGTCCCAGGAGGACCGTGGCGTCGAGCAGCCCCGTGAGCGCAGCCGGCGCTCCCGTGGCCGTGGCCGGCAGCAGTCCGAGGAGCGCACCGAGCGCACCGACGAGGGCACCGACCGCGCCGAGGAGCGCATCGAGCGCGCCGACCGGACCGAGGAGCGCACCGAGCGCGCCGACCGGACCGAGGAGCGCACCGAGCGCACCGAGCGCGCCGACCGCGCCGAGGAGCGCACCGAGCGCGCCGACGGGGACCGGCAGCAGGCCCAGCCGACGCCGGAGCCGGTCACCGAGGCCCCGTCTGAGCAGCCGCAGCCGCCGAGTGCCCCGACGCAGGTCGAGCCGGTCGTCAGCGCCCCCGGATCGTGA
- a CDS encoding TIGR03936 family radical SAM-associated protein has product MREQPEQQAPPVQRLRVRYAKRGRLRFTSHRDFSRAFERALVRSRIPVAYSSGFNPHPRISYAGAAPTGAASEAEYLEIGLAQVVEPDDVRAALDEALPTGLDVLEVVASAGGSLADRLEASAWRITVPGWSPLQAAEAVARFLDTPEVLVERMTKKGLRTFDCRAAVVSLTSHGAPGGGEECAILDVVLRHGTPSVRPDDVLAGLRDTAGLEGGVAPLHERLAQGPLVTGDGTVGDPLAHDRDTA; this is encoded by the coding sequence GTGCGCGAACAGCCGGAGCAGCAGGCCCCACCCGTCCAGCGCCTCCGGGTGCGCTACGCCAAGCGGGGCCGGTTGCGGTTCACCAGCCACCGGGACTTCTCCCGTGCCTTCGAGCGCGCGCTGGTCCGCTCCCGGATCCCGGTGGCCTACTCGTCCGGCTTCAACCCGCACCCCCGCATCTCCTACGCCGGCGCGGCCCCCACCGGCGCGGCCAGCGAGGCGGAGTACCTCGAGATCGGCCTCGCCCAGGTCGTCGAGCCCGACGACGTACGAGCAGCCCTCGACGAGGCGCTGCCGACCGGTCTCGACGTGCTCGAGGTGGTCGCCTCAGCGGGAGGCTCGCTCGCGGACCGGCTCGAGGCGAGCGCGTGGCGGATCACGGTCCCGGGCTGGTCGCCCCTGCAGGCCGCCGAGGCGGTGGCGCGCTTCCTCGACACGCCCGAGGTCCTGGTCGAGCGGATGACGAAGAAAGGGCTGCGCACCTTCGACTGCCGGGCGGCCGTCGTGTCGCTCACGTCACACGGTGCGCCGGGCGGCGGCGAGGAGTGTGCGATACTCGACGTGGTCTTGCGACACGGAACTCCGTCCGTGAGACCCGACGATGTCCTCGCCGGCCTGCGTGACACGGCCGGGCTCGAAGGCGGTGTCGCTCCTCTTCATGAGCGGCTCGCCCAAGGTCCGCTGGTCACGGGGGACGGCACGGTGGGTGATCCACTGGCGCACGACCGCGACACGGCTTGA
- a CDS encoding CynX/NimT family MFS transporter — MTAPAEQPSTRAQRLFVLLGIVVLAFNLRPAAVSVGPVLDEIRTGLGMSATTAGMLTTLPVLAFAGFGALAPWLARTVGLHRITLLALTAVVLGLSGRAATGSVPLFLVLSLLALAGMATANVLLPTLVKLHFPTRIGLLTSVYTTALAIGLTLASVLTVPAAESFGSWRWGIGIWATTALVAALPWLGLIRHDTTPAGAPHDVTLGAVARTKLGWAMAIFFGLQSLQAYSVFGWFAQIYRDAGFDPATAGLLLGVITAMSIPLSFVLPTVTVRLTDPRWLLAVLSLLLPVGYLGLMVAPVGGGWVWAAVVGAALSIFPVALTLIGLRTRTSAGTAALSGFTQSVGYLIAAVGPFGMGILYDRTGGWTVPLSTLSVLAVGQLVASQFVARPRYLEDELPSPVAHRTA; from the coding sequence GTGACAGCTCCCGCCGAGCAGCCCTCGACCCGCGCCCAGCGCCTGTTCGTCCTGCTCGGCATCGTGGTCCTCGCGTTCAACCTGCGGCCGGCCGCGGTCAGCGTCGGGCCGGTGCTCGACGAGATCCGCACCGGCCTCGGCATGTCGGCGACCACCGCGGGCATGCTCACCACCCTCCCGGTGCTCGCCTTCGCCGGCTTCGGGGCGCTGGCGCCCTGGCTGGCCCGCACCGTGGGGCTGCACCGGATCACCCTGCTGGCCCTCACCGCGGTGGTGCTCGGGCTGTCCGGCCGGGCGGCGACCGGCTCGGTCCCGCTCTTCCTGGTGCTCTCGCTGCTCGCGCTCGCCGGCATGGCGACCGCCAACGTGCTGCTGCCGACCCTGGTCAAGCTGCACTTCCCCACCCGGATCGGGCTGCTGACCTCGGTGTACACGACCGCCCTGGCGATCGGCCTGACGCTCGCCTCGGTGCTGACCGTCCCAGCTGCGGAGTCCTTCGGGTCGTGGCGCTGGGGCATCGGGATCTGGGCGACGACGGCGCTCGTGGCGGCGCTGCCTTGGTTGGGCCTGATCCGGCACGACACCACCCCCGCGGGTGCGCCCCACGACGTCACCCTGGGGGCGGTGGCCAGGACCAAGCTGGGTTGGGCGATGGCGATCTTCTTCGGGCTGCAGTCGCTCCAGGCATACTCCGTGTTCGGCTGGTTCGCCCAGATCTACCGCGACGCCGGCTTCGACCCGGCCACTGCCGGGCTGCTGCTCGGCGTGATCACCGCGATGAGCATCCCGCTGTCGTTCGTGCTGCCGACCGTCACGGTCCGGCTGACCGACCCGCGGTGGCTGCTGGCGGTGCTGTCGCTGCTGCTGCCTGTGGGCTACCTCGGCCTGATGGTGGCCCCGGTGGGCGGCGGCTGGGTGTGGGCCGCGGTGGTCGGGGCCGCGCTGTCCATCTTCCCGGTGGCGCTCACGCTGATCGGGCTACGCACCCGCACCTCCGCCGGCACGGCGGCCCTGTCCGGGTTCACCCAGTCGGTCGGCTACCTCATCGCCGCGGTCGGGCCGTTCGGGATGGGCATCCTCTACGACCGGACCGGCGGCTGGACGGTCCCGCTCAGCACCCTGTCGGTCCTGGCTGTCGGCCAGCTGGTCGCCAGCCAGTTCGTGGCGCGGCCGCGCTACCTCGAGGACGAGCTGCCCAGCCCGGTCGCGCACCGCACGGCCTGA
- a CDS encoding GNAT family N-acetyltransferase translates to MTVRLAERGDEAVIAGLRHRWAEEQAGAPIEDGGFAEVFHAWFEREHEQRLTWLAHAGGEAVGMLNMLVFTRMPKPDDARTGRPGRWGYVANAYVADGHRDAGIGALLLGACTAHADRERYARLVLSPSERSVPFYARHGFEPATSLMVRRAR, encoded by the coding sequence GTGACCGTGCGGCTCGCCGAGCGCGGGGACGAGGCCGTCATCGCCGGGCTGCGGCACCGGTGGGCCGAGGAGCAGGCGGGCGCCCCGATCGAGGACGGCGGCTTCGCGGAGGTCTTCCACGCCTGGTTCGAGCGCGAGCACGAGCAGCGGCTGACCTGGCTGGCCCACGCCGGCGGCGAGGCGGTGGGGATGCTCAACATGCTGGTGTTCACGCGGATGCCCAAGCCGGACGACGCGCGCACCGGCCGGCCCGGACGGTGGGGCTACGTCGCCAACGCCTACGTCGCCGACGGGCACCGCGACGCCGGCATCGGCGCGCTGCTGCTCGGTGCCTGCACCGCGCACGCGGACCGGGAGCGCTACGCCCGGCTGGTGCTGAGCCCGAGCGAGCGGTCGGTGCCGTTCTACGCCCGGCACGGCTTCGAGCCGGCGACGAGCCTGATGGTCCGACGGGCCCGCTGA